A genomic window from Silene latifolia isolate original U9 population chromosome Y, ASM4854445v1, whole genome shotgun sequence includes:
- the LOC141632175 gene encoding uncharacterized protein LOC141632175, which yields MDDNIEPDNDNIDGLMKDLEEDIVECPIIFQRMVDNSKKPLYPNGSKFSLLLAVLKLFTLKAGNGWSDKSFTSLLELLCQMLPEGNELPSTTYECKKLLCPLSTSYQKIHACVKDCILYTKKYSELKECPKCGESRYKMVDNGNGGKKKGSPVKTLWYLPIIPKFKRFFSNKKDAEYMLWHQKGRNKDGRLRHVADSPQWRTIDRTFPEFGSEPRNLRLGLCTDGINPFGTLSTQHSCWPVMLIIYNIPPWLTTKCKYIMLTLLILGPKQPGNDIDVYLAPLIEDLKLLWNDGVEVFDASTSSRFQMHAMLYCTINDFPAYGNLSGYRLKTDKGCPVCGDDTESDWLEHNGKFSYRGGRHFLPENHQYRKKKKHLYVRHSIDVMHVEKNVFNSLIGTLLNMPNKTKDGVKARNDMAARGRIELKPIEKGKRIYIPPSCTTLSKKEKMIVCESLKGVKVPHGYSSNISHLVAIKDSKLVGMKSHDCHVMRTQLLPVAIRSVLPKHVRQVITKLCLFFDAINSKDIHPDTLDDLQADVVVTLCELEMYFPISFFDIMVHLVIHLVREIKLCGPVFQRNMWAMERDMGTYKRRMKNRCHPEGSIVEATIACETIQFCVDYMADVQPIGVPISRHEGRLLGKAYGPKSNITSFEGYDINGFCFYTSRQDEKSTMQNSGVTLLASSEEYVGKGKDPVDITRAYYGKIEDIWELEYVTFSVPLFRCKWVDCDKGVTVDDMGFILVNFNVVGHIHEPFILASQVKQLFYIEDPLDKRSSVVRYGKRRILGVDGVVDEQEYDQLDELPPISVMRRSVQDLRDESYLRQDHDEGLWFDKLK from the exons ATGGATGATAATATAGAGCCTGATAATGATAATATTGACGGGTTGATGAAGGATCTTGAAGAAGATATTGTGGAGTGCCCTATTATTTTTCAGAGAATGGTTGATAATTCCAAGAAGCCTTTATACCCGAATGGTTCTAAATTCTCTCTTTTACTAGCTGTGTTGAAACTATTCACATTGAAAGCTGGAAATGGGTGGAGTGACAAGAGTTTTACTTCCTTGTTAGAACTTTTGTGTCAAATGTTGCCGGAAGGTAACGAGCTTCCCTCCACCACATACGAATGCAAGAAACTACTATGCCCATTATCTACGTCTTACCAAAAGATTCATGCATGCGTGAAGGACTGTATTTTGTATACAAAAAAGTATAGTGAATtaaaagaatgcccaaagtgcgGTGAGTCACGATACAAGATGGTAGACAATGGTAATGGTGGCAAGAAGAAGGGGAGTCCTGTGAAGACATTATGGTATTTGCCAATAATACCAAAATTTAAACGctttttttcaaataaaaaagaTGCGGAGTACATGTTGTGGCATCAAAAGGGCAGGAATAAAGATGGCCGACTGAGGCATGTAGCTGATTCTCCCCAATGGAGAACAATTGATCGAACCTTTCCAGAATTCGGTTCAGAGCCTAGAAATTTAAGATTGGGACTTTGCACCGATGGAATTAATCCATTTGGAACTTTAAGTACCCAACATAGTTGTTGGCCAGTAATGTTGATAATTTACAATATCCCTCCTTGGCTTACCACAAAGTGCAAATACATTATGTTAACACTCCTAATTTTGGGACCTaagcaacctggaaatgatattgACGTGTATTTGGCTCCTCTAATTGAAGACTTGAAACTCTTGTGGAACGATGGGGTAGAGGTGTTTGATGCAAGTACTAGCTCTAGGTTTCAAATGCATGCTATGTTGTACTGTACAATTAATGACTTCCCAGCTTATGGTAACCTTTCTGGATACCGACTGAAGACTGATAAGGGATGTCCGGTATGCGGGGATGACACTGAATCTGATTGGTTGGAGCACAATGGCAAATTTTCGTACAGAGGTGGTCGTCATTTTCTACCTGAAAATCATCAATATCGAAAGAAGAAGAAG CACTTGTATGTGAGGCATTCCATTGATGTCATGCACGTAGAGAAGAACGTGTTTAATAGTTTAATTGGAACATTGCTCAATATGCCGAATAAGACTAAGGATGGGGTGAAAGCTCGAAATGACATGGCTGCTAGGGGGCGTATCGAGTTAAAACCAATTGAGAAGGGAAAACGTATCTATATACCACCGTCTTGCACGACTCTTTCTAAGAAGGAGAAGATGATTGTCTGTGAATCTTTAAAAGGGGTCAAGGTACCACATGGATATAGCTCTAACATAAGTCATCTTGTTGCCATAAAAGATTCTAAGTTAGTTGGTATGAAATCTCACGATTGTCATGTTATGCGTACACAACTGCTTCCTGTGGCCATTAGATCCGTATTGCCTAAGCATGTTAGGCAAGTCATCACCAAGCTTTGCCTCTTCTTTGATGCAATCAACTCAAAAGATATCCATCCTGACACCTTAGATGACTTGCAAGCGGATGTTGTTGTGACTTTATGTGAATTAGAGATGTACTTTCCGATTTCTTTCTTTGATATCATGGTACACCTGGTCATTCATTTAGTGCGTGAGATTAAACTTTGTGGTCCGGTGTTTCAAAGAAACATGTGGGCGATGGAGCGAGATATGGGTACTTATAAGAGACGAATGAAGAATCGTTGTCATCCTGAAGGTAGTATTGTTGAAGCAACAATTGCATGTGAGACAATCCAATTCTGTGTTGACTATATGGCAGATGTTCAACCTATTGGAGTTCCCATATCTCGGCACGAAGGTAGACTCTTAGGGAAGG CATATGGCCCTAAATCGAACATCACATCATTTGAAGGGTATGATATCAATGGGTTTTGCTTTTACACAAGCCGACAAGATGAGAAGagtacaatgcaaaatagtggagtGACTCTTCTTGCATCATCAGAAGAATATGTTGGAAAGGGTAAGGATCCCGTAGACATCACAAGGGCGTACTATGGGAAAATTGAGGATATTTGGGAGCTTGAGTATGTAACTTTTAGTGTACCCTTATTTCGGTGTAAATGGGTAGATTGTGATAAGGGTGTCACCGTTGACGATATGGGATTCATTTTGGTAAACTTTAATGTTGTTGGACATATACATGAACCCTTCATTCTTGCATCTCAAGTGAAACAATTATTCTACATTGAAGATCCTTTAGATAAGAGATCATCCGTGGTTCGTTATGGGAAAAGGCGTATTCTTGGTGTCGATGGAGTAGTTGACGAACAAGAATATGATCAACTTGATGAACTGCCTCCTATTTCTGTCATGCGTCGATCGGTTCAAGATTTACGTGATGAAAGTTATTTGCGTCAAGATCATGATGAGGGTCTATGGTTTGATAAATTAAAATAG
- the LOC141632176 gene encoding 1-aminocyclopropane-1-carboxylate oxidase homolog 10-like, with protein MSACGLLIQIFIASELVTSTIFVDSIWLSECRAEVMEWEKEVKKLSARLLSILSEGLGLSGDRLSPESYLARINMVGQYYPYCPKPDKTIGIASHSDHGTLTVLLQDDVGGLQVKYNEEWIDLKPVRVYANPLPRSRIYVPVFFNLAITSDKLYGHLPELVSPEKPALYKQFTISYMNAKFLKKELKDKTV; from the coding sequence ATGTCGGCTTGTGGGCTATTGATTCAGATTTTCATTGCTTCAGAATTAGTGACGTCTACTATATTTGTTGACTCTATTTGGTTGTCTGAATGCAGAGCTGAGGTGATGGAGTGGGAAAAAGAGGTGAAGAAGTTGAGTGCGCGGCTTTTAAGTATTTTGTCAGAAGGATTAGGATTAAGTGGTGATAGACTAAGCCCGGAATCATATTTGGCGAGGATAAACATGGTTGGACAGTACTATCCATACTGTCCTAAACCCGACAAGACAATTGGGATCGCATCACACTCAGATCACGGAACCTTGACAGTTCTATTGCAGGACGATGTTGGTGGATTACAAGTCAAGTATAATGAAGAATGGATTGATCTCAAGCCAGTCCGTGTATACGCTAATCCTTTACCTAGATCAAGAATATATGTTCCCGTGTTTTTCAACCTAGCCATAACTAGTGACAAGTTATATGGACATCTACCGGAGTTGGTTTCCCCAGAAAAGCCAGCATTGTACAAGCAATTCACTATCTCATATATGAATGCAAAATTCCTTAAGAAGGAGTTGAAGGACAAGACTGTCTAA